TTACAGCAGCTTTCTGTATTGAGTGAATAGGCAGCAACAGTAGCTCCTGAATCAAATATGAAGAGAAACATACAAGAAATGTCTTGGGAAACCATGACTGACCCTCTGTGTTGGCTACACATTATAGTCCAGTTGTCTTTGGTGGTTCGGGTGTTTGTTACTGAAAGGTTGACCAGTCATCTTTGGGATGTTCAAAACATGAATATTTGGTATTGAACGTTATGGTTTTCGTCATCATTGGGATGTTCAAAACATGAATATTTGGTATTGAACCCCATGGTTCAGTTGTCTTTAGGATGTTCAAAACATGAATATTTGGTATTGAACCCCATGGTTCAGCTGTCTTTAGGATGTTCAAAACATGAATATTTGGTATTGAACTCTGGTTCAGTCATCTTTGGTAGCACATCTTTAACCCCTGTGGTAGCAAACAGTGACTTTAGCTATCTTTTGTAGCCTAACTAGAATGGTTGGCACTGTAAATTGTAATTCAACAGACTTTGAAACAACATTGTGTCTTTGGAATGGGGAGGAAAAAGGCAGGGCCATTTTTCCCTGGTCACTTCCACAGCACCAACCACTGACATCATGTGGTCAGATTGTTTAATTCCAAATCTTTTGATGTACATTCTGTATACACCAATAAGCTCTTTACCTGGGCTCAGCCAAGCAAAATACACATTCTATTCACTGGGGAAGGACAATTGACTATCTAGGTGCTGTAGTTGCTGTTGGTCgggtccctctcactctctttttcttcTTGCTGACTGGTAAAGCGGAAGGGCTGCAGGTCGGGTTGCTCCCCAGGGGGCAGGCGCTTCATGAAGTGAACGTCCTGCTGGTTGGGCAGTGTCTGAGGACCTCTCCTGGGGCGTCCCCTCTTGGTGAAGCCCACGTACCATCCCGTATAGCATGCTGACCTCAGAGCTGTGTAGTGGTTCTCCAATACCATCTCAATGAAGACACAGTCTGCAGTGCGATTACTAGCCTTCTGGGAGACACACACATGGTCATGTCAATATAAGATGAAAGTGAATAACTCCATGTTAAACTCCAAATTGAAAGGAAAGTATAGCAAGAGTCAGAATAAAAATTGTGTTTGTCTCACCTTCCCCACAAGCTTGCCTCGACGGTTCATGCACAGGTAGAAGTTGGTTTCTTTACCACGGATTCTCACCTGACTTCCAAAGGTATCAGCCTCCACAACAAGCTGAGCTTGGAAGGAGACAGAGGCCCAAAAAGACAGATTAGATTGTAAGAGGGCATAGAAATTGAGAATATACTCTAGGACGGGATGGGGGGATTGTTAAATGCAATTAGATCATTGATGTAGCCCAACAACATAATGCAGAGGTCAAATGCAATCAATAACACATtccttctctatctccctctcactACCTATCCCAAACCCCCTCGATCCCCCTCCAACAAAGCAACAAAGCAGGGTAAATGGAAAACCGATGACCTTATCAATGGCGTATAGTGGGACTGAGTCTAACACACAGAAACTGCTGCTCCATCTTTTTCCTCTTTCTAGTTCTCATGTTAGGGtctgttaatcaaatcaaatcaaattggatttgtcacatgcgccgaatacaacaggtattgaccttacagtgaaatgcttacttagaagcccttaaccaacaatgcagttttaagaaaataccaacaaaaacaaaagtaagagataagaataacaaataattaaaaagcagtgttaaataaaaatggtggggctatatacagggggtaccggtacagagtctatgtgcggaggcaccggtgtcgaggtaatatgtacatgtaggtagagttattaaagtgactgcatagataataacagagcagTAGCAGCATAGAAgaggagggggggcaatgcaagtagtctgggtaaccatttgattagatgttcaggagtcttatggcttgggggtagaagctgtttagaagtctcttggacctagacttggcgctccggtaccactttccATGCTGTCATCAGTAACCAAAGGGCTTGTCTGTCCATTTTATAGTTTATTCATTTGAGGGCCATGTACTGTAGGTATGATAACATACAGGGAATTATTGTTTGGTTCTAGCTGATTCTGATTTGCATTGGAGTGTTCTgtataattacatttacatttacgtcatttagcagacgctcttatccagagcaacttacaaattggtgcattcaccttatgatatccagtggaacaaccactttacaatagtacatctatacctttttttggggggtataGATGTTAATAGGAAGTACACTCCTAGGAGAaataaaggtgctatctagaacctaaaagggttcttcagctgtccacataggaaaaccctttgaagaaccctttttgggttccatgtagaactctttccacaaagggttctacatggaactactcctatggggacagccgaagaaccctttttttctaagagtctaCTATTATATCTTACCATATTTATCCCCATCGTCTCCCTTGGCACTGATTCTCCTTCCCATCACCTGCACGTGTTTGCCGCTTGTCCTGCTGTACAGCTGGTACACTCTGTGCTGCCGACGGCTCATGGCGTCTCGACCTCGTGTCTGATTCTCCACGTATACGCTGAAATTAACATTGTCCACAGCTAAGACCTGTACCACCACAAAACAAACAGGCATGTGGTTATAATGAGAGACTTTATCCAGAATTGGATATAAAAAAACTAAATGGATACAATTCTATACACACATTTACCTGCAGGGGGCTGCAGACCACCAGTAAAGCCTGGACAGATctgagagaaggggagagtggaTCTGCCTTGAGATTACATGTGGTATTTTTCATCCCAAAAGAACACAAAAGCAGTCTGGCTGCCATGTCCCTGCCTCCACCACCAATTTTAAACCAGTCTCTATGCCTCCAAAAAAGATACTTTTTAGATCAAACCCTCACAACAAGAGACAGTGGCCATGTAGTCTCTCTCCAGGGACAGCTGCTGAGCACAGCTCATATCTATGGTGAGCTTACAGGATATCAATATTCACTAATCCATCCAGCAATCTATCTAAGCACTTCAAGTTCTTATCCCTCTCCGGCACACACAGCACATAATGTAAGCCTATATTCAGTAGTCATCAACGTTGTTCCCGGTTGGGTAACGGGTATACAAAAGAATGTCATAACAAAGTCATAGGTGTCATCTTGACCCAGTTAGCTGCATCAGAGTGATCCTGTAGTCGACTTGGACTGCGTCTGACATGGCTTTGCATTACAATGATGAACTCCATCTTAAATaaagaggggggagagcaggAGAAACGTTACCAGTAGAGTGTTGTTTCAGCCTCCCAGTACCGTCTGGCTGTGTGCTCATTAGGAGACCCCTATACCCCCTGTGCTGTCCAGATGCCTGGAACACAGCCTACAGCTGGTGCAAACTGCACACAGATGTCTGCTGCTCCACTTCTGCTCCTCATCTACTTTTGTTCTATCTCTGTGTTACCTCTAAAAACCTGACCTCTTCTCTGTTTGAGAAGTGGAGAATAAGTTTGAGAGATACATGACCAAAATGGGGTTGACAGGGACACTTACAGAGGGAAACGGGATCGTTTTTAACACTAAATGGAAGATTTGTTAACAAGTCTAATAGAATTGCTTTATGCTTGGTTAAAGCGGATGGATGACCTAATTTGGGGAAGAGGTAGTTAC
The DNA window shown above is from Salmo salar chromosome ssa13, Ssal_v3.1, whole genome shotgun sequence and carries:
- the LOC106568123 gene encoding fibroblast growth factor 18, encoding MSRRQHRVYQLYSRTSGKHVQVMGRRISAKGDDGDKYAQLVVEADTFGSQVRIRGKETNFYLCMNRRGKLVGKASNRTADCVFIEMVLENHYTALRSACYTGWYVGFTKRGRPRRGPQTLPNQQDVHFMKRLPPGEQPDLQPFRFTSQQEEKESERDPTNSNYST